One part of the Rhodospirillales bacterium genome encodes these proteins:
- a CDS encoding hydantoinase B/oxoprolinase family protein — translation MSRQGEVFAASRRYGVLMMIGMPMEGALALIGDDVSEGDVFISHDPEATKNMATHLSDVYLWKPIFVHGELLCWSWTFIHVSDIGGRVPCLIAPSSHEVYQEGLRITPQKLYSAGELNKLLLDMIMANCRTPDQNWGDMETCLTGLATAERRVHELAGQYDDATIDRVLDYAARYSTSHKVCAGTGRSDGTARHGLRAGLDPAGLRARLRDRQTQGFGDSADCRWAAGRSTTVSTVPW, via the coding sequence GTGTCGCGCCAGGGCGAGGTTTTTGCCGCGTCCCGCCGTTACGGCGTGCTGATGATGATCGGCATGCCGATGGAAGGTGCGCTGGCCTTGATCGGCGACGATGTCAGCGAAGGTGATGTCTTCATCTCCCACGATCCCGAAGCCACTAAGAACATGGCGACGCATCTGAGCGACGTCTACTTGTGGAAACCGATCTTCGTCCACGGCGAACTCCTGTGCTGGTCCTGGACCTTCATCCATGTCTCCGACATCGGCGGACGTGTACCGTGCTTGATCGCGCCCTCAAGCCACGAGGTTTATCAGGAGGGGCTGCGCATCACGCCGCAGAAGCTCTACAGCGCGGGTGAGCTGAACAAGCTGCTGCTCGACATGATCATGGCGAACTGCCGGACACCCGATCAGAACTGGGGCGACATGGAGACATGCCTCACGGGCCTTGCCACCGCCGAGCGCCGTGTGCACGAGCTGGCCGGCCAGTATGACGACGCCACCATCGACCGGGTGCTCGACTATGCCGCGCGCTACTCTACAAGTCACAAGGTGTGCGCTGGCACAGGCCGTTCCGATGGAACTGCCCGCCACGGACTCAGGGCAGGGCTCGATCCTGCTGGTCTCCGTGCCCGACTTCGAGACCGACAGACACAAGGTTTCGGTGATTCAGCCGATTGTCGGTGGGCGGCAGGCCGGTCGACGACGGTGTCGACGGTACCATGGTGA
- a CDS encoding hydantoinase B/oxoprolinase family protein translates to MSDKIQLQILSNRFQAIVDEMAQVVSRTAHTVFVKET, encoded by the coding sequence ATGTCGGACAAGATCCAGCTCCAGATTCTCTCGAACCGCTTCCAGGCTATCGTCGATGAGATGGCCCAGGTGGTCTCGCGCACGGCCCACACGGTGTTCGTGAAGGAGACCTAG
- the betA gene encoding choline dehydrogenase: MAKHVFDREVEFIIIGAGSAGCTLANRLSADRGNRVLLIEAGPMDNALDSWKIHMPTAFAHPLADDKYNWFYHSEPEPYLNNRVIHCPRGRVIGGSSSINGMVYIRGHAFDYDKWAQLGCQGWSYREVLPYFRKAENHDRGADDYHGGDGPLHVTSGLVERNKLYGAFIEAAVQAGYHQSQDLNGIRQEGIGRMDRTTHNGRRWSTATAYLKPVMGRANLSVDTRAFTNRILFDGTQTVGVEYEHDGRTKRVCASREVILSGGAINSPAVLQLSGVGNADELQTLGIDVVHNLPGVGENLQDHLEVFVQHECTQPISLLNHLTPFGKLKVGVRWFLTKDGPAETNHMDVGGFIRSRPSIEHPDIQYHFLPMAMTYDAFNINKIHGYQAMVDMMRPLSRGYVKIKSADPRKQPEILFNYLKEDEDVRCLRDGTRLTREILAQSAFDPYRGKELWPGKENQTDEELDAWIRETAESSYHPSCSCKMGPDRDVMAVVDPDLKVHGLQNLRVVDASIMPNVVSGNLNAPTIMIAEKTADKILGNAPPPPSDAPVWVHPDWEHEQR, from the coding sequence ATGGCGAAGCACGTGTTCGACCGCGAGGTCGAGTTCATCATCATCGGCGCAGGTTCGGCGGGCTGTACGCTGGCGAACCGGCTTTCGGCCGACAGAGGGAATCGTGTCCTGCTGATCGAAGCGGGCCCGATGGACAACGCGCTCGACAGCTGGAAGATCCATATGCCGACGGCTTTCGCCCACCCGCTGGCCGACGACAAGTACAACTGGTTTTACCACTCGGAACCCGAGCCCTATCTGAACAACCGCGTCATCCATTGCCCGCGCGGCCGGGTGATCGGCGGCTCAAGCTCGATCAACGGCATGGTCTACATCCGTGGCCACGCCTTCGATTACGACAAGTGGGCCCAGCTCGGCTGCCAGGGTTGGTCCTACCGCGAGGTTCTCCCCTACTTCCGCAAGGCGGAGAACCACGACCGGGGCGCGGACGACTACCACGGTGGCGACGGCCCGCTTCACGTCACCTCGGGCCTGGTCGAACGCAACAAGCTCTATGGTGCCTTTATCGAGGCTGCGGTCCAGGCCGGCTACCACCAAAGCCAGGACCTCAACGGCATCCGCCAGGAAGGCATCGGCCGGATGGACCGCACGACCCACAACGGGCGGCGCTGGAGCACGGCCACGGCCTACCTCAAGCCGGTCATGGGTCGCGCCAACCTCTCGGTCGACACCCGCGCCTTCACCAATCGCATCCTGTTCGACGGCACGCAGACAGTCGGCGTGGAGTACGAACACGACGGTCGCACGAAGCGTGTGTGCGCCAGCCGCGAAGTCATCCTGAGTGGAGGTGCGATCAACTCGCCCGCCGTGCTGCAGCTCTCGGGTGTCGGCAACGCCGACGAACTCCAGACGCTCGGCATCGACGTTGTCCACAACCTGCCCGGCGTGGGCGAGAACTTGCAGGACCATCTCGAGGTCTTCGTGCAGCATGAGTGCACGCAGCCGATCAGCCTGCTCAACCACCTCACACCCTTCGGCAAGCTCAAGGTTGGCGTGCGCTGGTTCCTGACAAAAGATGGGCCAGCCGAGACCAATCACATGGACGTCGGCGGTTTCATCCGCAGCCGCCCCAGTATCGAGCATCCCGACATCCAGTACCATTTTCTGCCGATGGCGATGACGTACGACGCCTTCAACATCAACAAGATCCACGGCTACCAGGCCATGGTCGACATGATGCGCCCTCTGAGCCGCGGTTATGTGAAGATCAAAAGCGCCGACCCGCGCAAGCAACCGGAGATCCTCTTCAACTATCTCAAGGAGGACGAGGACGTGCGCTGTCTGCGCGACGGCACGCGCCTGACCCGCGAGATCCTCGCGCAATCCGCCTTCGACCCCTACCGCGGCAAGGAGCTGTGGCCGGGCAAGGAGAACCAGACAGACGAGGAACTCGACGCCTGGATCCGTGAGACCGCCGAGTCGAGCTACCACCCTTCCTGCTCGTGCAAGATGGGGCCGGACCGCGACGTCATGGCGGTGGTCGACCCCGATCTCAAGGTGCACGGTCTGCAGAACCTGCGCGTCGTCGACGCCTCGATCATGCCCAATGTGGTCTCGGGCAACCTCAACGCCCCGACCATCATGATCGCCGAAAAGACCGCCGACAAAATCCTTGGCAATGCGCCTCCCCCACCCTCGGACGCGCCTGTGTGGGTGCACCCGGACTGGGAACACGAGCAGCGTTAG